The segment GCTTGTGGCCAATCAAGTCACAAGCCAAGCGTGTAGCGCAGGGCCTCGCTGATTTCCTGCATTTCCATCGCCGAAAGCTCTCCCAGTTTTTTTTGCAGCCGGCTTTTGTCGCACGCTTTGATCTGGTCAATGATGGCACACGCGGGACCGGTTGAGTGGGTGGCTACCATGACTGGCCAGTGCGTTTT is part of the Verrucomicrobiota bacterium genome and harbors:
- a CDS encoding type II toxin-antitoxin system PemK/MazF family toxin; its protein translation is MKRGEVYWVNFDPQVGGEIKKLRPVVVVGHDVINDHRRTVVVVPLSSAHTKTHWPVMVATHSTGPACAIIDQIKACDKSRLQKKLGELSAMEMQEISEALRYTLGL